From Cyprinus carpio isolate SPL01 chromosome A18, ASM1834038v1, whole genome shotgun sequence:
TTTCTGCCAATCCACTGttgcatatttcaaaataaatagaatCATTCTGAAAGCTGATTCTACCCAGAGGACTTTCTGGACAAGATGAATGATTTCCCCCCGTCggatctgtgtttgtgtgctgtatCTAGGCAGACAGGAACCAGGAAAAAATgcactggaaaaaaaagtttgagtgaCTCGTTTTAGTCCTCtcattcttttttcctctgtctctctcattctcaTTGGTGATGAATTGCGACAACAAAGGTGTACACATGCTCCCTATTACATAaagcagttttttctttttcatttggaaAATCCCTTGAGGTTATTGCAGCTTTGATGTGAATAAGTACGGATAAGTCTCAGCACAAGTCATTTATGTTGCAAGAAACTTATAACACACACATTCTACAAGCATGATTATATAAACTCCTGTTCTCTGATTCTCACCTCCCACATTAGTTGAGCATGAAGAGAAGTTTGTAGAATTCCTACAGATATCAGAATCCTCTGTTGGGGATTTATTCCAGTAATTCCCAATTaggtgtactgtatgtgtttagcAAGTTCCAGGCAGTGCAGAAAAGATTTGAGTCTTTGCTACCTTATCTTGATACAGATTTGTAAAAAAATGACTGTGTGACTTTgtgacatgtttgtttttttttgttgtttttatgttttgaagtTTGTATGGTTTAGAATGCAAATGACATTACTTTTGATAAACATCCTATCTGGTTTCATTTACAAATAGATTTGGTGTTAGTAAAAATTGCCatgactatattattattatatattttaatttgttatatatttaataattttaaatgtatatgagtgtgcatatatatttaaaatatgaggtaattttaaatatgtgtatgtgtgtgtgtgtgtgtgtgtgtgtgtgtgtgtgtgtgtgtgtgtgtgtatatatatacatatatatatgtgtgtgtgtgtgtgtgtatatatatatatatatatatatatatatatatatacataatgtttgttaaaaaataaagaaaaaaatatatttttatttatataaaatatttaataataactaacTTAATAATATAATCAGCATTTTTCATGCCCAGGGACTAGAGatgaaatttacttttttagCTTTTTGGGAAGTCATGGACTGCCCATTGTCCCtattaaatcaaatgaatgaTCTAATGAAGGACATTATTGATGGGGCTGAGGGAGTACATAACACCTAATCACTTCACAGGCCTAGAAATCATGAAGATCCTCAAGAAAGAAGAACTATAATTTaacactttttgtatttttccttAAGACGTTAGTGAGTCTTGCGTGATAGAGAGTGGggaattgagtgtgtgtgtgtgcatgttttgttttagGAAAAGGGAACCGTTCTGTAATCTAAATGGGATTCGTTCCAGATGTGGGATGCTGAAAGATGTAGAGTTACATAAGAAGGATTACAGCATCCTTTTAGACTTTCTTCCCACCctttctctgttctttttctctGACTACCACCTTCTGTCTGCCTCCCACCCTGCTGTGCGCAAACACTCGAAGTGTTTCTGTACACTCAGAATGTTATGAAATCACATCTACAGCCAGGGCAGAAGGTGAAGAACACAGAGTGATGGAGAGATAGAGGTCAGGCTATATATAGTCTGTTGCATCATATAAGTTGGGGGGGCCGGGGTGGGCTTTTATGTAATCGAGACCAACCTCTTCTTTGCTTTCTGTTTATTTCTGTCGCTATTCATCtgtctccttttcttttttctgtcattttgccTAGCTGTCTTTGATGAGTAACCACACATAATGATAAAGTGACTAGCAGTTACCAAGGGACCAGTGTGTTCCTGTTATACAATCAGTGACGCCACACACTGGCTTTCATGAAGATGTTTGTACTTCAGAAATTCACAGAACAGAagtatttttaatcttttcatcCCAGGTACAGTTACATGATGCAGCTAAACcttcagtcttaaagggatagttcacctaaaaaaaattaatttttgtaatcatttactcaccctcatgtcatttcaaatctgtatgaccgACTTTCTTCCAAAGATTattcaaaacaacactggaccccattgactttcagtgTATGGACAAAACAGCACTGATggaaatgacatgatggtgagtaaatgatcgcAGAATTTTTAAACTATCCCTTACACCCAATGTTAGCAAGTCAGTATGTTATTCTACAGTCACTTCACTCGAGAAATTTCACTTGTTTACTCAGACCCACCCATTGTTCCTGTTATAGATGAACGACAAAGAGAAAACCGCCATAAAACCACACCTATGGACAAAAGCACATGCTTATCTTAATATTCGCTCAAATAAAGACAATAACTTTCAGAAAGCTCACTAGTCACAAGATGCCAATGAAGTATTTACTTTggaaaggctgcatttacacatTGTTAGAGCCTGACCGTGGTAATGGGGTTATTTTTTAtgaacttattttttaatattttagtttagacTAGAATAGTTAAGACTAATAGTAGAGAATAGTCAAATAACACAATGAGAAAAGCAAAGTTTTATGACAAGTTGGATTGTAGTTCTATTTTTTGGGATGGAAACACATATATTAGCTTCTGCTTGGCAACACAGATTGCTAATGGATTTAATCATTAATAAGAAATGTGCCCTGAATCATAAAGCAATCATTGTTTCCTCCTATCATGTTTGTGGATTGTATCTGATCTGTAATTGGTCTCATAAAGTTACCTGCGCAACAGACACATTCCACTCATGTGATTAACGCCTGatgtgctgctgttgttcttACTTCTGAGAAGAGAGAATAGTTGGAAGGAGAAAGTAAAATACTGTTCAGACACTAAATCAGTGACATGATACACAAATGGAGAAAAGACagacgtgtgtttttttttttttttttttttttttttacacacacctGGCAGAGATTTTcataattccattttttttggAGCCATATAGTTATATAACAGCCGTCCAAATAGCCAAAAAATTTAATCGCCCATTTTCTCAGCTCTGATATTTTCATCTGCtcctctcattttttttcttcatagtcTAGACAAGTCTACAAGTTTTGGAAGGATGGACAAAACTGTTGACATGTCTTTGGTGTGCCAGGCAGAGAGCTGGAATAAGTTGTTGTCAGTGTTCTAGCATTACTTGTATAgtttatcaatatttaattaaaatttagaattaactttcttttttatattttccgttttagtagttttgtgtagtgcttttgtcatttttattattcaaatagaTATAGCATTACtcttcattttattgttttagttttggcagttttaatacttatatatttattttggtttgttttaaagatctaacatttagattttattttatgtcagctttatttcaattaccaaaaattattttttaataggttTAGTTAACAACACTGGTTGttgtaatagatagatagatggatggatggatggatggatttttatcattattaaataaattataaaatcagtTGACTTCTAAATAggtgtatttttatcattattgacTTTTGTAATTAAAGTGTTTCATAAACAACTGGTTTATGGCTTGTTAATTTAGAGAAACATGGGATTGAGAATTATGCAACAAAGTTGTCACAGAAAAGTACTTTAATTTAAAGACTAAATCTCCATACGCTCTAAATGTACAGCAGCCCTTGGTCATTATAAACCAATTCAAGTCCCTAAAACCCATCCAGGATGGTTTTAAACTAACCCCAAATCCTAAATATTAAATTTCAAAGTGCCGATTTTGTGCTCAAATTATGAAACTATTTGATGAGAGGTGTGCTgatacttttctaagcaatcagacttagatttttttttttctggtgactgatgataaaatgaacaaaaagtccCATAGACTTGCTTTGAAGGAGGTACCTGAGCCGCATCTTACGGTGCATCTGAAATCGCGTACTGTCCGAGTAGTTagtacatttgaatttgaacttaTTTTGCAACCGACAAAAAAGTATGTTCTGTATAGTATGAATGTGGGTACTATGAATGTCATTTGGACATACTATATCCGCCATGTCATGTgatgcttcactgccattcataaataccctcccatggcctcatgggatagtaaagtgtccatcgaatacacacttcagaatctaaccagaagtagtaggtcatccgtGTACTTTTTACCCACTGTTTTTGGAATACTATGAATTTAGCCATAATACATCATACTGTCAAGTTTTGCAGGGCCAGTAACCACACAGTTTCTCACAAACTGTAAAATTCTGGATACTTATTGTCAAGTGTCTCATCGTCTCGTTGTTTTTCTTATCACAGGGGCCTTGCGCCGCAGAATAAACCAGAACTCCAGAAAGTGAtggaaaagaggaagagagaccAGGTGCTGAAGACTCAGAAAGAGGAGCAGGAGGCGCACAAGAAAAAGTCAGACCTTGAGATCGAGCTCATGAAGAGACGAGAGACCCTGGAACAGGTATGTTTCCTCACACACAAAGACATAGACGTAATATAATAGGCATATCCAGGAATGATTGACTGAAATTGTCTTCCTGTTTAGCTGGAATTGGAGCAACATAAGAATGAAGAGGAGCAAGAAAACACCCCAGAGTTTGTCAAAATGAAAAGCAATCTGAGAAGAACCAAACAGGAAGTGGACGGGCAGGAGCGTGCCACCTAGAAACAGTTTCTATGGCACATTTGTTGACATGGCAACTGCACTGTGTTTTGTGGGGATTTCCTGGTGTTCCTCCCCCATGTGTCCCTGTGAAACAAGTGACTGAAGATGAACTGTTCCTGTTGCCTGCTCGCAGACACAACCAGTATTCACGCTGCCTCTTTTTCTGAACAACGATTACAAATAAAGAGGATTGAAGAATAAACgacatgcatacacacaaactCTTGCACATGGGCGCAGCCTCTTTACCACTGGTTGACCGGCTTCAAAGAACATGCATGGCGGAACAAACAGAGACCACATGAttactttgtttggtttttttttttttggaggggggcacatattattttactattttacattaaaacctaAAATGGGACACTGGATATGGACTCTTTTAAGCCAAAACAATCCtcttttatttatgttcaatGTAAGCTTTTGTTTGAAAGGGCTTCTCCGAGACATTTTTCTCTTGGttgattattgaaaaagaaaggaaagtaAATATGCAAGGTGTGATGCATCATGCTTGCTTTTTGTGAATTGTAATGTTTGTGCGCCCCCTCTGCTAAATTACATAAGCAATACTAGATCTAGTTTTGTGAGTtttctttgcaaatatttttgttataacttttttaatgaatacattgCTAATAAGTTAATACACTTTAGTTCAGTGTGATATTATACACAAGTGCATCTGTTTTCTTTCACTTGAATGGTAGTTGTTCTTAAGAGTTTAAAAAGAACatgaaatgtttattaatgtagATTTGAGCCAATAAATAACcactttttgtgttgttttaaaaccttcttttaataaatattattttatcatgttaATTTGATGTCTGTGCATCTCTGTGTGACCAagaggtgataaaaacatcacaataatccacaacgtGACTCCAGTCCTTCAATTAACatattgtaaagtgaaaagctgtgtgtttgtatgaaactaATCCATCATCCCCTGTTGTATTGTAATTTGAAAAGATGTTCcacgttttgattttttttggaatgtgtttcttgtagttggtgatttaaatgtgtttatttctctcctgattcacacaagatgactttttcactggagaaagcaatattacggTTAGAGGACTCATATCTTAGgatttaagttaaaatgttttgatgaatttgtttattacaaacacacagcttttcaacTCTGATGTCACTcgttcactgcagaagatccaatCATGAGcaagtgtgatttttttatgcatgtcTGATTGAATGAAACTGAGTGAATGGAACAACAGCCTTGAAATCCTGCAACCTTTAAGAAGAAAAGTAGGTGTAAGTGAGTCATCTGGAATTTGCACAAGGTCTGCACCTCCAACGCCTGAAAGTCAGGGACAAGCATGAAACGATTCACAATCGAGTGCTTGAGACTTCAAAAGCATTCTGATGTTTTGCTTCATTTTGTATCTGACAATCGCAGAGGACATTAGTAAAATGCAGAGCTGCAGTGTTTGAAGACCGACCTCTTAGTTCCTCATAAAATGGTATCCAAAGCAAAATAagcaacacaaatgaagatatagCAAATCTTAATTCCAGGAGTTCTTATGTAAGTGTGCTGTGTTAAAGAGCTGGCAGCAGAAGTAGGTCTGAGTGAACTGTGTCACAGACACTAAATGAAACCCTTTAAATGTACTTATCACAGCTGAAATAACATGATCTGAAATCAGCCCCCttctttttaaaaaggtctttctGAATATTTCACTGTTTATGGCATTGTGTTTTAAAGGGACTTTCAAGCAGTCTGCCACACTTTAGTTTAGAAACcaaatctcactattaactaaacTATTgattatgacttttgcctcaggaAAGcccttatttgctgcttattaataattagtaggTAGTTGTTGAGTTTAGGAATGGGATATAGGATACATTGAGAAAAAAACTGGTGTAggattaaaattgtaaattttataACTAAAATTGCTAGTAATTGTCACAaattaaaactaactaaataaataaaaaggcaagcaacacattaaattaaacatacaatttagaagtaaatcaactgaaatatgttttcctgtaaaacaggctttaatatataaattggtcccttgtatattattatagtttttctccacataattattttatttggaacaataaaaatattaggtataaaaataaatattttttcataattggtGAGATAAAATGCTAGTCAGTCAACTTTTAAATTTAGATGACTGTGGTGTCCTTTTCACTAATGAACATTTTATGAAAGAATTCTCTTTTCCAGTCCCCCAAGAGAATATGCCattgttttttgtggaaattttggtTGTATGAAACCTTTCGGCAGTATGTATATGCCTGTCTCCAAATTTCCCAAAACTGGCTCTCTTTCCAGGGGGCGCTTGGCGGAtcatattaacattataatagtttatttgtaataaattccGGAATCAGCCTCctcatacaaatacaaatatgacGCAGGACCctctgtaatattattttattaaacaccaTATCCCTGTCAACAGGAGTGACTGTGATTTGTCTACTTTTAGAAGCGATGAAAAAAGTAACACGTACCACGTGGGGCCTCTGTTGAGGCGGCAGCTGGAGTCTGGACAATCATTTTCGCAGAAATAACAATACAGCGgcaataaatagtatttaaatcttgtaaaatagaaaatatattgtttagtcCAGTTGTTTCTGACCAACTTTTAACAACTGTCGGGCCACTAAACTCCCCTCTTATTTCAGTAATTGGTTTCATGCCGACTGCCATTCTACCCACTTCTATTTCTATTTAACGTTATATGCCCAAAGACGTTATTTATGCTTTAACAACAAATCCATGTTATCACAAAAAAAGTagtataaattaaacaatagaaaataaacgcgaaagtgaatttaaaataaactgtttacaAAAGAAATCGAAAGTTATGTTTTCACACCGGCAAATTTCGGGGCAGCCCTGTCACGCTTCAGACATGGCGACGCAGATGGCGGTAAATTCAGGTATTAacttatatattctatattataaacatagttaacatttttttttttacagtgtagaatacTGACCAATGCACTAGCCATTTAAACTAATGTAATTCAATGGAATAGTACAAAATACTTGTTAAGTTCTCCATGTTACCTTCATTAGTAAATAAGCATAAAGTGTGTAGCTATGCTATGTATACTACAttcattattatctattattaatattattataattataggaAATGTCACGGTAAGACCATCATCTCTTTGTGACAAAACAAAGcagtttatttgaaacattaatttcTCTTAAAACTAACTAATGAAGACGATCTTTATTTGAAACGTTAAGTAAGGTTAATAAATGGCCAACATAAAGTCTAATTTAAGTCTAAAAATATGACGAAGAATTAGGATTGAGGTTTTATTATAAAGTGACTTAAATATGAGTCTCTTTTTGCGGTATGGCATATGTGTTGTATTCTTTTTTCACTCTCAGTCATCAGTGGACTCCTTCATTGTAATTAATGGTGAATGTTGATATCCATGCTTCATGTCTTTTGATGTTAATGATCATGCAATATTAATCAGCCTTTACTTTTAAGTCAAATCAACTCCGCAAAGTTGCACTAAAGACATTTTTTGAACAATCGATTATTCTAAATTAACCAGCAATTACCAGTTCAGATAATACActatgttttctttaaaacaaccCAACACAACATTTTCCCAATTGATAATGTGTATACAGAAAAACTGAATTTGTGAATTCTATGTGACATACTGTCAATCTGTTTGCAGGAGCCAGTCTGTGGGGCCCACTGAAGGAGCTCTGGGAAGCCGTGGAGGGGGCCATATGGAGACGACAGCCAGAGAGTGTTCATCTTTTAGATCTGCAGTTGAAGAAACACAAACCCTCCTTCCTCACCCTCTTCAAAAACCCAGTGGGTTTTACTTTCTATAGATTCAAAACGTTACATGTGGAAAATTGTAATTGTACtgtaattaaatttgtaaaatggTTCAGAGCTTCAAAATGcattctttgttattttttttttttaatttttttgcaaacagATGAAGAGTGCAGAACAGAGAGAAAAGGTTCGGAAAGCCAGCACAGAAGGCATTGCTATTCAGGGCCAGCAGGGAGTACGACTACTTCCTGAGCAGCTTATCTCTGAAGCCTTCATCCTTAGTGATCTTTTTGACCTGGGAGAACTAGCTGCCCTTGAGCTGCTGTTGGCAGgtacacacactgaacacacacattcagtcctGCTGGAATGCACATTGCTCATATTGTATAATTGCAGTGAAATTGCTATGCAATAATGTGATCTTCATGTCTATTTTTAGGAGAGCACCAGCAGCCTCATTTCCCCGGCCTGACTCGAGGCCTGGTAGCTGTGCTCCTTTACTGGGATGGTAAACGCTGTGTGGCCAACTCCCTTCGCTCGCTCATCCAGTCCAGACACGGGAAGACTTTCACACTTGACTTGAGGTTTGTTGCTTTTCCTTCATGCAACAAGTTTTGGCTTATTCTCCCATGCTTCTCCAATACTTCCTTTTCAGGAAACATTTTATCCAAGAGGTTGACAGGTTATTGATTGCACACTTCAACAACTTTCAGGATATTGGCTATTTTGCTGACCACATGAAATCGAAATCCTCTGgtgtcccatttagccacttgtttgCGACCACCTTTTTCAAGACATGTAAAAGGTTAAATGTCGTAGAATaacatgtgaaaatatattgagcTTGTCTGCTTTCAGGTATTTAAccaaaagccattttaaaaaacccattgacttcagCATGGTGGAACTTGTTTCTGGGTTTTAGAACTCAATCCTGCACTGTTTACACATGTGAACTTAAAAAAGCACAAGTCCTGTGATACAGTATGTCCTTTATTAGCATGCTCTTTCAATAGATTTTAAGTCATGTTAAACCAATTCAAATACTGAATGCCAGTTCTGTCAGGTAGCTTGTATCACTGCAATTGTTCATTagaaaaaagcatcaaaaaacaacttcattcatttgtgttttttatcttaggtttgttgatttttaatgtaattcattGGTATTGTCATGTTTTCTTCTCATGTAGTCCTGAATTGGTAAATCTCACCACACGGTTCACAGATGAGCTCATGGCTCAGGGTTTGACCAAACAGATCCTGAACTTGATCTCAGATATCAGTGTGACTCGAGAGTTTGAGAGGCTTCAGAAAGAGAGGGGCCTTGGCAATGAGAAACACAGAAAAGAGGTAAAGCATCCTATGCAAATTGATGATAATTACATATGCACATTAAGTAAATGGCCAATTTTTACTAACTATTATTCAAATGGTGCAGGTAACTGACCTCATCAAAGAGTGCCGACAGTCACTGGCAGAGTGTTTGTTTGCATGGACATGCCAGTCACCTCTAAGCAAAGAGGACACCCTGACCCTCATCGGTCACTTGGAGATGGTGACAGCCGAAGCTGATGGCTCATTGGATAGCGTTAACCTTGCTTTAGTCATGTCGTTGCTTTATTGCCTGGATGTTAGTTTTCTGGAGCAAGGAACAGAGGATAGAGAAGGTATTCATGCTTTGTTGCAACCATCGTTGGTAGctataaatgctttattattatccATACTCATAtaagtatacattttttgttcattagACTTGCTCCAGGCCTTGCCTCTACTGACGGAGAAGCAGTATGTGGCAGCAGTGCACAGTCGGCTGGTGGAGGGTCAGGCCTGGAAGCTTCCAGGACTGCAGGCAGTGGTTCAGCTGGCCTGGGCTCTGTCTCTGAGGGCCCTGTCACAACTTCCACAGGGTGCAGGTATCAACACTCCTTTCATAGCTCAGgctattaatttcaaaataaattttactttagCTCCCATGATCCTCTCCTGATACCTCCTAGGTAATGTGCATGATCtttatatattgtatgtacaaTAGTTTGTTATAATAGATGCAAATAGAAGCTAAAATccaaaaatgcatgaaaacatttaaaaatgtgtaaaatattagaGGTTAATGTACTCTCCCacttttgttaattttcttttcaGCTCTAGTGGAGTTtactgaggcagatgagactctGGCGGACCAGGCACTGTTGGGAGGTGTCTTCCTCTTTCTGACAGAGGGCATCTTAGGAAGTGATGGCTTCAGCCAAGAAGAATTCTACACCCGCCGACTGCATTCCCTCATTACTGATTTCCTGGCTCTCATGCCAATGAAGGTGCGATGAGAaatgcttttttcaggattctttgatttatagaaagttcaaaagaacagcatttatttgtaatataaatcttttgtaacgttataaatgattttactctcacttttgattgATTCAATACATGCTTTCTGAGTGAAAGtaataatttctattaaaaaaattatactaatgCTAGTGAGTGCGTATGAAGATAAGTTAAGTGAAGAGTGTTATTTGCAGGTGAAGCAGTTGCGTAACCGTGCGGATGAAGATGCTCGACTGATCCACATGGCTCTGCAGATGGGCAGCGAACCACCATCATCTCTACGCAAAGACCTGGACCACCTCATGATACTTGTAAGCTTCcgtttacatttattacatactacatacataaTGTGTTCTTCATCATTGCAGATCTATTTAAAGCCAGGAAATGCTTGCATCTTCACATATTGCTCCTaaaatttcaatcattttattttaatacataatagcATCATGTCACTCAACATTACTTTTGAACTATTGTAATTAATGCTGAAgaatggtgttttttgttttgtttttgttttcagattgGAGAGTTTTACAGTAAAGATCCATTTGAACTTGAGCTGGGCCTGGAGTTCTGGTGTCCATCAGAGTCTCTTCAGCACACTTCACTCACCGGATCTTTTCTTGGAGTACCACTCCAAAGACCCCCTCACAAACAGGTGTGAGAAGAAACCGCATTCTGATACTAAATCTTACTAAAATGtat
This genomic window contains:
- the LOC109108711 gene encoding protein FAM107B-like isoform X1, which encodes MTTMFRYPVFPVFPGLDQTDIPEGLSRARSIMAEPDYMDGDTDELVKPKKLLNPVKSSRDHQDLHRELLMNQKRGLAPQNKPELQKVMEKRKRDQVLKTQKEEQEAHKKKSDLEIELMKRRETLEQLELEQHKNEEEQENTPEFVKMKSNLRRTKQEVDGQERAT
- the LOC109108711 gene encoding protein FAM107B-like isoform X2, whose protein sequence is MAEPDYMDGDTDELVKPKKLLNPVKSSRDHQDLHRELLMNQKRGLAPQNKPELQKVMEKRKRDQVLKTQKEEQEAHKKKSDLEIELMKRRETLEQLELEQHKNEEEQENTPEFVKMKSNLRRTKQEVDGQERAT